The DNA sequence ATATCTCCTATAGCTCCATGAGTAGAAGGTGCATTTACTATTAATCTACCTGCCTGAACCTTTTCAGCAAACTCAGTAATAATGTCATCATCATTTGAATGAATAACTGCTGAATGTCCTAATCCTCCAAACTCTGTCATTTCTATAGACCTCTTGATTCCTTCTTTATAGTCTTTTACTTTATAGCAAGCTAACACTGGGCTTAATTTTTCTCTAGATAATGGATATTTAGGTCCTACCCCTTCTAATTCTGCAATTAAAATTTTTGTATCTTTAGGTACATTTATTCCTGCCATTTTAGCAATTGTATAAGCACTTTGACCAACTATTGCTGGGTTTATAGAGTCCTTTTCTTTGTTGATAGCTACTTCTTCTAATTTCTTGATTTCATCTTTACTTAAGAAATAGCAATTATATTCTTTCATTAAATGAACTACATTGTGATATATAGCTTCATCTATGATTACAGCTTGCTCTGAAGCACAAATCATACCGTTGTCAAATGTTTTAGAAAGTATTAAATCCGTTACTGCCTGTCTAATATCTGCTGTCTTTTCTATATAGCAAGGTACGTTACCTGCACCTACGCCAAGGGCTGGTTTTCCTGATGAATATGCTGACTTAACCATCCCTGGTCCACCTGTTGCTAGTATCAAAGATACCCCTTCATGTGTCATAAGTGAATTAGTAGCCTCTATTGAAGGCTCTTCTATCCATTGGATACAGTTTTCTGGAGCTCCTGCTTTAATAGCAGCATCCCTTACTATCCTTGCAGCCTCTGCAGAGCATTTTTGAGCTGAAGGATGGAAACTAAATATGATAGGATTTCTTGTTTTCATTGCTATAATTGCTTTAAACATAGTAGTAGAAGTAGGATTTGTTACAGGAGTAACTCCAGCTATAACTCCTATAGACTCTGCAACTAGTGAATAACCTTCTTCATTATTTTCTTCTATAACCCCTACTGTTTTATCGTATTTTATACTATGGTATATATATTCTGTAGCAAAAATGTTCTTAGTCGCTTTATCCTCATATACTCCTTTATTTGTTTCCTCTACGGCTATTTTTGCTAGATACATATGCTTATCTAATCCAGCTAATGCCATTTCTTTAACAATATTATCGATTTGATCTTGGTCTAACTCCATGAACTCTTCTCTAGCTTTATTAGCTTTAGCAACTAACTCATCAATTCTGTCTTTAACATTCTTTTTTTGTTGTACCTTTTGTGCCATATATGACCCTCCCGAAACTTTGTTATTTATTTAACATTATTCGTTTATATTTTAACAATGCAATAAATGTCAGTCAAACTATATCTGTATAATTATAAGTTAGAAATCGAGAGGGAAAATGTTTTATTTTTAATTTCACTTCTTTAGTTGATATTTTTTGGATGTATTAAGGTTAATTTAACAGTATTTTGATTATATTGGTGTTAAATTATTAACAATTTTAATGCTAATGTAAACTTTTCCTAGGACTATAAAATTATATTTAGTACCATTAGACATATTTAAATAGATAAATAGTAGCACTATATTTGAGGTCTGCTTCCCATAGATTTTTAACTAATTTTTATATAAATTATAAATAAGAAAAAGTATATACTTTTATATTAATTATTAAAGTATATAACTCCTAGGAAGAACATATAAGGGGTGATATAAATGCAAAGGGGTATATGTGAATCCTGTGGAACATTTTATATAAAAAGGCATGAAACTCAATCTATGTGTGATACTTGTACACAACAATATGAAAAGGTAAGAAACTATATATTTAATAATAATCCAGCTACAATAATGAGTATATATTTAGACACTAGAGTACCAATTAAATTAATTAATCAATTCATAAATAAAGAGAAAATCGCTTTTGCTGACAGATAATAATATAATAATTTTTATAAGAGTCTTTCCTTTAACGCCAACCTAGTGCTTATTTGATAATATATGAAAAGACTCTTATATTTATTGATTTTTTCTTAAAATAATTTTATTCTAAAAAATTATTTTCTATTAGCCAGCTCAATGTTAACCTTTTGACCTTTTATAGTATTATTTTTCATACTATTTAATACTTGCTTTCCATACTCTTTAGGTACCTCTACAAATGTATATTTATCGTGTATATCAATACTTCCAATTAAATTTCCTGGAATTTCAGCATTATCTGATATTGCTCCAACTACATCACCTGGTCTTATTTTTTTCTTTTTACCAACATTAATGAATAATCTTACCATATCGGACTCTACTTTATTATCATCTAACTGCAACTTATTATCTTCACTTTTTTCTTGACCTTTTCCCATAGTCATTTTTAATAGTGCAGCAGCTATATCAATAGCTGTATAGTCATCGTCTAAAAGCTTTTCAATATTACTAATTTCATTACTTAAATTTTCATTTTCAATAATGTGTATTATTTTATCTAGTATAATTGACGCTTTGCTTTCTTCCACCTCTCTAATAGAAGGTATTCGTTCCCTTTTTATCTTTGTTTTTGTATATTTCTGTATGTTTTTTAGCTTATATATTTCTTTACCTACAACAAATGTAAAAGCTTTACCAGTTCGTCCAGCTCTACCTGTACGTCCAATTCTATGAACATAATATTCTTCATCCTGTGGTACATCATAATTAAATACTATTTCTATATCATCCACATCTATACCCCTAGCAGCTACATCTGTTGCAACTAAAATCTCTGTATTTCCCATTCTAAAACTATTCATAACTCTATCCCTTTGTCGCTGCTTCATATCACCATGAAGACCATCTGCAAAATATCCTCTTCCCTGTAATCGAAGCACTAATTCATCTACCTGCTTTTTTGTGTTACAAAATACTAATGATAATTTGGGGTTGTGTATATCTATCAATCGAGTTAAAACTTCGAATTTATTTCTTTGTTTCATCTCAAAATAGTATTGTTCTATACTTGGTACAGTTAAGTTTTTATGAACTACTTTTATAAACTCAGGCTTATTTTGGTATGTTTTAGCTATTTGTAAAATAGCTTTTGGCATTGTAGCTGAAAATAAAATAGTTTGCCTATCTTTTGGTGTAGCTTTTAAAATTGTTTCTATATCTTCTCTAAATCCCATATTTAACATCTCATCTGCTTCATCAAGTACTGCCAACCTTAAATTAGTCATTTTTAATGTTTTTCGTCTCATATGGTCCATAACACGACCTGGAGTCCCTATAACTATCTGAACTCCTCTTTTTAAAGCATGTATTTGCCGGTTAATTGGCTGACCTCCATAAATAGGCAAAATTTTAATCTTTTTCATATATTTTGCTAGTCTTTTTATTTCTTCAGCAACTTGGATTGCTAATTCCCTAGTAGGACATAAAACTAAAGCCTGTATGTTCTTGTTATTAGCATCTATCATCTCTAAAATAGGAATTCCAAATGATGCTGTTTTCCCTGTACCCGTTTGTGCCTGCCCCACTATATCTTTGCCTTCTAGAATTTGAGGTATAGATTTAGTTTGAATTGGTGTTGCCTCCTCAAATCCCATATCTTTAATCGCTCTCTTTAGCTTTGATGATATTTGTAGATTGTCAAATTGTACTGTTTTCATTTAATTACCTCTCTTTTCATTAATTAATAAAAAAGCCGTGAATGAATACTATTCATTCACAGCTTTTTAAACTATTTATTGTATAGTATTTAATCTTATTATACAGCATTTCATATATAATCTCAAATTATTGAAATTTTATATACTCAATACCTACTTAACTTTAATTTTAATTTCCTTTTCTATAATATTGAGATAATGGGTTGTTTTTAAGGTGATTGGATTTTGACATTCTTTCCACTGGAATCTTTAAATCAAATGAGTCAAGGGACTGTCCCCCTGACTCATTTTTGTAAAAAGTTTTTATAATAAATCTTTTCTACCTCATTTAATTTTAATGGCTTACTGAATAAATACCCTTGGATATAGTCACAGTTGCCCTTTCTTAGTCTTTTATACTGCTCCATTCTCTCTATTCCTTCTGCTACAACCTTTAGCTTTAAGCTATGGGCAAGGGTGATTAGACTATCCATCACCTTAATATTTTCCATTTCCAAAAACTTATCAATTAAGCATTTATCAAGTTTAATTTTATCTACGGGTATGAATGTTAAGTAATTGAAGGATGAATAACCTGTCCCAAAATCATCTAGAGATAGACTAACACCTAAATCCTTTAATTGATTGAGGATTTTTATAGTTTCTACTTGATTTTTTACTAATACCCTCTCGGTAATTTCAATTTCAAGATATGATAGCTCAACACCATATTCATCTAATACTCCTTTTAAAAATTTTAAAAGGTTATTGTCATAAAGCTGTTTAGGTGATAGGTTTATGGCTATTGGCTTTAGTTCCCGTCCTTCTTTCTTCCATTGACTTAACTGTCTTACTGCTTCTTTTATAACAAATTTTCCTATAGATAAAATTAAATCTGACCTTTCTGCTATTGGTATAAATATTGCCGGAGAAATATTTTTGTCTTTAAGTCTTAAAAGTGCCTCAAAGGATGCTACATCTCCAGTATGTGTATTTATAATAGGTTGATATACTAAATTAAAGTCTTCATTTGAAATAGCCTTTCTGATAATAGTTTCTACTTCTATTTTTTCATTAAACTGATTCATCATTTCCTGATTGAAAAAAGTATATCTGTTTTTGCCTGTTATTTTAGCTTGATACATCGATATATCTGCCCTCATTAATATATCATCTATAGTGTTGCTATCATTAGGATATCGAACAATACCGATACTTGCTGAAATAGAGTCTTCAATCTCAGTTATTACAATATTATGTTGTAACGCTAATAGTATATTATCTGCATACTCTTCAAGCTCAATAGGGTCATCTTGATTTTTTATAAGTATTAAGAACTCATCTCCCCCAAAACGAAATACAGTCATTTTGTCTTCAGCTATATCAACTAAAATCCCAGCAACCTTTTTAATCAGTTCATCCCCATATGCATGACCTAAAGAATCATTTACTTTTTTAAAATTATCTAAATCAAGTAACATTACTGTTCCCTTTTTGTTGTTTTCAATTTCTTCTTTTAAAATATCTATAAATTTTCTTCTATTAGGCAAATGGGTTAATGAGTCGTGATAGGCAAGAAACTTAATCTTTTCCTCTTGCTTTCTTATTTGACTGATTTCTACCAATACACCATGTAACGCCTTTACGTCTCCATCTCTATTTGTTACACCTTTACCACTAACCAAAAACCATCTTACTTTCCCGTCTTTGTCTATAATACGGACTTGACAATAAATCTGCTCCTTTTCTCCCCTTTTATACCTTTTGTAATCCCGTAATAGTACATTTTTATCTTCAGGTACAACAACTTTGTCTAACACTTCATAAATATTACTGGTCTCATCAAGATCTATGGATACTAATTTTGCAAAGTTCTCAGATAGATATACCCTTTCATCCTCTGCATCTACTTCCCAAATACCACTATCTATACCTTTAATAGCAATCTCATATTTTTGTTTTAATTCTTCTAAATACTCAGTATACCTTTGTATTTCTGCATACTGGGTTTGTAGTTCTTCTTCTCCGGCTATTAATTGATGTACAATTGCCTCTAAGTCCTCATTCACCAACTCTAATTCCTCTTTATATCTAATTTTTTCTGTTATGTCTGTATAAATTGCATATCCACCCTCTATTTGGTTTCCCACTCTTACTAAAATCCCTCTTATATTTACATATATAGGGTCTTCTGTCTTTTTATATCTAATATCTTCAACATCTACTATACCTTTTCTAAATAGTTCAATAGTTTTTTCCTTTGCCTTATTTCTTTTCTCAACAGGCATAACCATATCATCTAAGTCCTTCCCGATACATTCTTCATAGGAATATCCAAAGAGTTTAACAAATGTTTTATTAACCTCTAATATTTTATAGTCTTTATCAAAATAGACAATACCATCAGGGCTATTTTGGAAGAGTACTTGATATCTTTTTTGTATTTCCATGTTAAGATTCCACCTTTACTTTAAACTTTATAAACAGTAAATTAATACCTTTTGAATAAAAAGGCTTTATTCCCTTTATTATTGTACCAGATATAATCATAGGCTTTTCGTGCTATCATTATACCCCTTCCCCGTTCACTAAATGTAAATTCAATAGGAGGCATAGTAAACACTATATCTTTCCAATTGAAACCGGCACCTTCATCTTCTACGCTTATTTGAATAAATTCTTCATAAACATCAATATTAATCTCAACCCTTTTATCTTTCCTCATCCTATTACCATGTTCTATAGCATTAATCAATATTTCCATCAATCCTATCCACAATTCTTCTATATTGTTACAATAGAATTTTAAGAACTCTTCTATTTTTGGTCTTATTTCATATATCTCATCCATATCATTATTAATTATGTTGTGGAAACTATTTAAAGGATGTTTTTTTCTTTGAATTACTAGTATAGTTACATCATCCTTTCCCTGATTCTTTCCTGTAAATTTTAGAAAATCATACTTAACTTGACTAATAATCAACTCAGGTGGCATTTTATAATTATTAATTAGTAAATCTTTAATTCTTTCTTCTCCGTAAATTTCACCTGACACAAATTCTTCAATTAATCCATCAGTGGTAAGAAACATAGTATCTCCAATTTCTAAAACAATTTTTTCTTCTTTCATATTACTAAAATCGTAATACTCTCTATCAAGTGCATTAGAAATAGGCAATCCAATTTTGGGAAGTCTTTTTAGCTTTCCATTGTTATACACAACCAAAGGGGGATAATGTAAACCCATATTAGATAAACGTATTTCCATAGAATTGGTATCAATAAGTCCTAGACAAATACAAATGAAATAATCCTCTGGGAAATTTTCATGACAATACTGTTCGTAGATAAATTGTACTATTTCCTTTACTGAGGTTAATTTTTCTCCTATATTATTTAGGGATAGTAGATAGCTATTTATGGTTTCGCGAACAAATATACTAAGTAGAGCACCATCAAGTCCATGACCAGTTATGTCTACTAGGTAAAATAAAACCTTATCGTCTATGTGGATAATATTATAAAAATCTCCACCTAGATTGCCAGCAGGTGTATAATCAGCAGCAAATACTATATGCTTTAAAACTGGAAATCTATCAGGTAGAAAATGGGTATGAATTTTTTTCGCTTTTTCTAAATTCTGCACTACTTTTTGTTGAGCTATTTCAATTTCTCGGTATGATTTATTCAAACGTGCAATATAATTATTAATTACATCTTCATACCTTTTTCGTTCTAATGCATTTACAAATATATCGGAAATCACTTGAAACAACTCGATTATTTCATCTGACCAACAACTGCTTAACTTCCCTATATTAAATCCTAAAACACCGATTAATTTTTCTTTAGAATACATAGATAATAAAATAAGTAACTTAGTATCCTCTAAAAATAAAATTTCTCTTAAGTCTTCTTCAAAGGATAGATTTTCATCCCTATTTATTTTTAGAATCTTTTTATCTTTCATTTTCTCTATAAATAAAGGTATCTGCTGTGCTTTTATACTCTTCTTTTTAATTCTTCCTTTATACTCATCTTTTAAATACCATTCATATTCCATTTTCATTTTGTTGTCATCATCGGATATTAGCATTATAAAGCTATGATTTGCATTTGCAAATTCACTTATTTTTTTTAAAGAGTTAATTATTCCTTTATCAATTTCATCTGCAGACAAGTTAATAAAATTAGCTGCCATTTTAATAATTAGTTGTTCTAATTTCATTCTACTTTTTAGTCTGTCTTCTAAAACTTTACGTTTAGTTATATCTCTTATATTGAATTCTGAAGCAATTACTTTATTAGAGTTTATATCAGTTATCAATTTACCTGCTGATTCCACCCATATATAACTACCATCTTTTCTCTGCATACGATATTGAAGCATTCCTTCACTTATTTCTATTGGATACTCTTTAGCAGCTTTTTTTATCTTATCTACATCATCGGGATGTATTCCTTTAAAAATACTTTCTCCTATTAATTCCTCTGAGCTATAACCTAGTATTCTTTCAAATGAAGGGCTTATATACTGGTATGTAAGCTTTGTATCTACTTGACATACCATATCTGTCATATTATCTGTTATTTGCTTTAGAGTATCTCTACTTTCAGCCAACTCAATATACTTGATGGAACGATCGATAGCATTACCAAAAATTTGTCCCGTAATTTTTAATAGTGATATTATATCTTCTGACCATTGCCTTTCCTCTGTTACAGAATCTAAACCGAAAAAACCAAGTAATTTTCCTTCACATGAAATAGGCACAACCAATACAGACTGTATATCCTGCTCTTTAAGTATCTCTTTCTCTGTTGCTGCCCCTTTAGGCATATTGTCCACAGACTTAATATTTATATGTTCGAAATTGTTAAGCTTACTCATCCACCATGGAAATGTTTGTGAAGGTAAGTCTTGTAGCATATCCTTCTGTGGCTCTATTCCTTCTTTACACCACTCATGGGTATTATCCATAATCATATTATCGTTTCTAAGCAGGAAAATATAAACCCTATCTACATCTACAAATTCACCTATTTCTTTAAGAGCATAATTTATTCCATCATCTAATTCCTCTGGTAATAAGTTTACAAAATAGGTCGAAAAACTAGTAATTAATCTTTCAAACTTCCTATAATAATCTATCTCTCCCCGCTTCCTATCTATTTTCTCAAATAAACTACCTAAATAAATACTGATAAATAATCCTAGGCCAATACTACGAATTAAGGATGTAGTAGGATATTTTTCAGCCGATAAACTAAAAATAATTAAAATAATAGATATATATACAAAAGAATGTATACCGGTCCTTCTCCTTCTCTTAATACTAACTACCGAAATTATATAACTTATAGAGATTAATTCATGAATTATAGGCTTTGTAAAGTATAATGAAATTGGAGCAATTAAGCTCAATAATACAATTATTATATTCACTTTCTTTTCGTTATCAAATACTTTTAATTTTATTCCCATAAAAAACCCCCGATAGTATAATTAAAAAAGCGTTAATTCCCCCGCATTAGAATCCATTGAAGAGCCATCCTGTTCTAAAAAGTTATTTGCTATTTCCCTCTCTAAATAGGTTGTAAATTGATTTACTATTTCCTTTAAACTACTACTTTTTAAGTCCCAACTATCTATATCGCTATTAGCTAAAATATTTTCCCACTCATCGTTTAACCTTTGACAACTTATATCAATTGTTTTTGTTAACTCACTTCCTATTTTTCTAATTCTCTCAGTTTCCCTTAATTTAAATGATACTTTAATAAGGTTTTCCTCTAAATATTCAATATCCTTGTACAAAGCCAATATTGCTTCATTAATAATTTTATTAGTCATGTCAATTCTCTCCATAGAACTCTCGACTTTGTCAATCACTAAATCTACTCTATTTTGATTGTCTAACATCACCTCTTCAAACCTGTTTAATTCCCCTTCTAGTAAAGTCTTTAATCTTAGAAATACCTCTGTATTCTCAGTAGTTATATTGACTATCCTGTCCATTATTTTTTCAAGTTGATTAGTAAATCCATCGTCGTTACTGTTTCCCTCTCCCATACGTGCTAATTCTATCCGAGCTAACAACTCTATTTTTCTTAATCTCTTTATACTGTTTTTTATTTGCACTATTTCATCACTCAAATGATTGATATAATTTGAAAAATCTCTTTGTACTATCTTATTATCATTCACTATTTTATTAACTGATTCCAACTTATAAACAAGTTTATTAACTAAACTAGTAACTGTGTTAAACGTAATATTAACACTACCCACGTATTGCAAGTTATTATCTTCGTTATAGAAATGATTAGATATATTTTCAGCATCATGCTTTACTTCATTTAGATTTTCAAGTAAGCCATTACATATATCTACAATCTCATCAATTGATGAAAACAGCTCTTCAAATGACATATGAGCAAGTTGTTTAATAAGCTCCATTCCCGTGTTTATAAACTTGATTAAGTCTAGTTTTTTCGGATTATATTTATCTGTTGTATCCATTGTCTGATATTGAGTATATTTCTCCTTTATAATTTCTAGTGATTTGATAATGTTTTCTATATTCTGTTTTACTATATCTTCCTTTTGAATCGATACCATCATATCTTGAAATGGGTTCACAACTTCATTTACATTTTTTATAACACTATTTAATATCTCATTAATAATTTGAATTGAATCAATCATAGATTTAAAAGTAGCATCTATTTCACTAGTATGTAGCTCTGTTGCTTGTTCTTGAATCGATATAATTTCACGTATATTTTTTTTCAAACTTGCATGCCACTTAGATAATGATTTTAATAGTTTTGAAATATTGTCTAAATTATTTTCAAGTACTTTTGACATCTTTTGTATCTCTGTGGAAATCACACCGAAGCCTTGACCATTATCACTATTTGAAGCAAATATAACAGCATTAATAGCCATCAAATTGACTCCATTTAAAATCTTCTCTGTCTCTTTAACTATTATTAAAAGCTTATTAAAGGATACTTCTTGGGAGCTTTCGTCGATAAACGAGTTTAACATGTCTTTAATCTCTTGCTGATTTAGCATTAGCTCGTTTATAATAACAAAATCACTTTTGATTTCCTTTAAAGCTTTATATATTAACTGGGGGTGGTTACTATCCTCTTCATTTTTAGCATGAATCAGGTAATCCAATAAAACCTTTGTTTCCTCTTCTGCAAGATGTAAATTCCTCTCAATTTCTGGTATTGATTTATATACTACACTATAATAATCATTTACATCATCAAGTAATACCTTTAGCCTTTCTATCACATTTTCTATGTCTATGTAAAACTCATTAAATAGCCGTTCCTCTTTTAGCATTTTAAACACTCCCTATTTCAAATGATAAATACAGCTATTCTTCTATGTTTATTACCTTATCTAGATGTATCATTTTAAACATCTTTTTTATATAATCATTGTTAATCTTCGTTATCTTTAACTCTCCATCTCGTTCCTTCAACTTTTTTTGAAATAATAAAAGTTTTCCTAGACCTGAACTATCGATACTTTCCACTTCAGAAAAATCAATAATCACATATTTATATCCTTCATCGTATATCTGTAACATCTTTTTCTTTAGTTCTTGAGAGTTCCTTATATCTATTCTTCCTTCTGGTTTTATGATTGCATTGTTTTTAAGTCTCTCTACTCTCATCATATCCCCCTCTTTCTACTAATTTTCTATCTTGTTGTACTTGTCTATTTTATCTAGTTCTTCAAAGGATAGAACCCTATTAGCATTTAGTAAAAGTACTATTTGAGCATTTGATTTTGCAATCCCTTCTATATGCTCTGTCTTTATATCCTCTTCAAAATCTTTGTCAATTAATTGAATTTCCTCTTCTCTAAAGCTCATAATGTCAGAAACCCTATCCACAATCATACCCATAGTCTTATTTTTTACTTCAAATACTATAACTACAGTAAATTTGTCATATTCCTGTTCTGGTAAGCTAAACTTCTTATGCATATCAATAATCGGTATAACTTGTCCACGAAAATTAGTTAGTCCTTTAATCATCGGATTAGCATTATACACCTTTGTAGGTTCTTGGTAACGAACTATTTCCTGTACCAGCATAATGTCTATACCATATGTTTCACTACCAATCTGGAATGTAACGTATTGATTTTCTGCAGATATGCTATTTAATTGCTGATTAAGTATGTTTAATGCATTATCATTTTTTACTTTTCTTATATCCTCTGTCATAAAAATCTACTCCTTTCTTAAAACTTTTCAAAATCATCAGGGTCAAATTCAAAGTCATCATCCTCTTGTGAAGCTGCAGCTTGTTGTTTAGTGTTTTTTACTATAGTTTTACTAATTTTATTTGTATTAGGTCTTCTGGATATGTTTTTGTGCTGTGTAGATAATTTAAACTGGTCCACAAGGTCTCTTAGTTCGATTGCTTCACTACTCATATTTTCACTGGAGCTAGCTATTTCTTCTACAAGGGATGCATTTTGTTGAGTTACCTGATTAAGCTGTTCAATAGTATTATCTATTTCAGTAGTAGCAGAGCTTTGTTCCCGTAAAGCTGCCGCTATTTCTCCTACCACATCAGAAGTCTTACGGGTATTTTCTACTATTCCATCTAATACTTTTCTAGTTTCCTCCATAAGTTCATTGCCATTCTCAATTCTCTTAATACTCTTTTTAATTAATTTCTCTATTTCTTTAGCTGATTCTGCAGCACGTCCTGCTAAATTCCTAACTTCAGCTGCAACTACCGCAAAACCCCTTCCCGATTCTCCAGCTCTAGCTGCTTCTACTGCTGCATTTAATGCTAGTAAATTTGTTTGGAAAGCTATATCATTTACTTTACCAATGATTTCAGCAATTTCATTACTACTTGCAGTAATTTCTTCCATAGCTCCCTGTAAATCCTTTACTACTTCTTCTCCTTCATTTACACTACTTAAAGTCTTATCAGATAAATTAACTGCTTCTATAGCATTAGCGGAAGAAGCGTCAATAGATGATGTTATTTCTTCTATAGTTGATGAAAACTCTTCTAAGGATGATGCTTGCTCTTGGGTTCTCTGTGAAAGATCCTGATTACCTGTAGCTATTTCTTCTGCTGCTGTTGTTACAGTGTCTGATGATTGACTTATCTTAGTTAATGTATTATTTAAGCTATTAATCATTTTGTCAAAGGATTTTGACAGTTTACCTAATTCATCTCCTCTTGATTTAAACTTTTCATTAATTTCTTCATTTAAATCACCATCAGCTATAAAGGCAGCAGTATCCACAGCAGCTAAAATAGGTTTTGTTATAATCCTAGAAAGAACAAAGGAGAGAATTATGCTAATAACTACAGCTATAATAGCAGCAATTAAAATTGTGGTAAGGGATGTTGCATGGGCTGAATTCATATCATTAAGTTGTTTTTGTTCCATATTGTTTGTAAGCTCTAAAAAGCTTCTAGCAGTTTGAATAAGTATTGCTTTTTCTTCATCTTTAGTTTCTTCAGCACTAACAATATCATTAAAACTAACTTTGGTTGCTTGAATCATATTTAGTACTTGTTGAGCCCTGTCAATATCCTGTTGTTCCCTAAAATGTGTCTTTAATTCTTCTAATGTATTTTCTGCCGTTTTAAATGCGGTGAAAGTATCGTTAGCGTATTTACTCTGTTCTTCATCAATTGAAAGATTTATAATAAAGTTACGCTCATTTTCTCCAATTCTATTTATATCATCTAGTAATTTACTAGCTATCCCATAGCTATTTAACTTTCCCTGAATCAAATCAATCATTTGCTT is a window from the Caldisalinibacter kiritimatiensis genome containing:
- a CDS encoding DEAD/DEAH box helicase, translating into MKTVQFDNLQISSKLKRAIKDMGFEEATPIQTKSIPQILEGKDIVGQAQTGTGKTASFGIPILEMIDANNKNIQALVLCPTRELAIQVAEEIKRLAKYMKKIKILPIYGGQPINRQIHALKRGVQIVIGTPGRVMDHMRRKTLKMTNLRLAVLDEADEMLNMGFREDIETILKATPKDRQTILFSATMPKAILQIAKTYQNKPEFIKVVHKNLTVPSIEQYYFEMKQRNKFEVLTRLIDIHNPKLSLVFCNTKKQVDELVLRLQGRGYFADGLHGDMKQRQRDRVMNSFRMGNTEILVATDVAARGIDVDDIEIVFNYDVPQDEEYYVHRIGRTGRAGRTGKAFTFVVGKEIYKLKNIQKYTKTKIKRERIPSIREVEESKASIILDKIIHIIENENLSNEISNIEKLLDDDYTAIDIAAALLKMTMGKGQEKSEDNKLQLDDNKVESDMVRLFINVGKKKKIRPGDVVGAISDNAEIPGNLIGSIDIHDKYTFVEVPKEYGKQVLNSMKNNTIKGQKVNIELANRK
- a CDS encoding SpoIIE family protein phosphatase, which translates into the protein MGIKLKVFDNEKKVNIIIVLLSLIAPISLYFTKPIIHELISISYIISVVSIKRRRRTGIHSFVYISIILIIFSLSAEKYPTTSLIRSIGLGLFISIYLGSLFEKIDRKRGEIDYYRKFERLITSFSTYFVNLLPEELDDGINYALKEIGEFVDVDRVYIFLLRNDNMIMDNTHEWCKEGIEPQKDMLQDLPSQTFPWWMSKLNNFEHINIKSVDNMPKGAATEKEILKEQDIQSVLVVPISCEGKLLGFFGLDSVTEERQWSEDIISLLKITGQIFGNAIDRSIKYIELAESRDTLKQITDNMTDMVCQVDTKLTYQYISPSFERILGYSSEELIGESIFKGIHPDDVDKIKKAAKEYPIEISEGMLQYRMQRKDGSYIWVESAGKLITDINSNKVIASEFNIRDITKRKVLEDRLKSRMKLEQLIIKMAANFINLSADEIDKGIINSLKKISEFANANHSFIMLISDDDNKMKMEYEWYLKDEYKGRIKKKSIKAQQIPLFIEKMKDKKILKINRDENLSFEEDLREILFLEDTKLLILLSMYSKEKLIGVLGFNIGKLSSCWSDEIIELFQVISDIFVNALERKRYEDVINNYIARLNKSYREIEIAQQKVVQNLEKAKKIHTHFLPDRFPVLKHIVFAADYTPAGNLGGDFYNIIHIDDKVLFYLVDITGHGLDGALLSIFVRETINSYLLSLNNIGEKLTSVKEIVQFIYEQYCHENFPEDYFICICLGLIDTNSMEIRLSNMGLHYPPLVVYNNGKLKRLPKIGLPISNALDREYYDFSNMKEEKIVLEIGDTMFLTTDGLIEEFVSGEIYGEERIKDLLINNYKMPPELIISQVKYDFLKFTGKNQGKDDVTILVIQRKKHPLNSFHNIINNDMDEIYEIRPKIEEFLKFYCNNIEELWIGLMEILINAIEHGNRMRKDKRVEINIDVYEEFIQISVEDEGAGFNWKDIVFTMPPIEFTFSERGRGIMIARKAYDYIWYNNKGNKAFLFKRY
- a CDS encoding EAL domain-containing protein, with translation MEIQKRYQVLFQNSPDGIVYFDKDYKILEVNKTFVKLFGYSYEECIGKDLDDMVMPVEKRNKAKEKTIELFRKGIVDVEDIRYKKTEDPIYVNIRGILVRVGNQIEGGYAIYTDITEKIRYKEELELVNEDLEAIVHQLIAGEEELQTQYAEIQRYTEYLEELKQKYEIAIKGIDSGIWEVDAEDERVYLSENFAKLVSIDLDETSNIYEVLDKVVVPEDKNVLLRDYKRYKRGEKEQIYCQVRIIDKDGKVRWFLVSGKGVTNRDGDVKALHGVLVEISQIRKQEEKIKFLAYHDSLTHLPNRRKFIDILKEEIENNKKGTVMLLDLDNFKKVNDSLGHAYGDELIKKVAGILVDIAEDKMTVFRFGGDEFLILIKNQDDPIELEEYADNILLALQHNIVITEIEDSISASIGIVRYPNDSNTIDDILMRADISMYQAKITGKNRYTFFNQEMMNQFNEKIEVETIIRKAISNEDFNLVYQPIINTHTGDVASFEALLRLKDKNISPAIFIPIAERSDLILSIGKFVIKEAVRQLSQWKKEGRELKPIAINLSPKQLYDNNLLKFLKGVLDEYGVELSYLEIEITERVLVKNQVETIKILNQLKDLGVSLSLDDFGTGYSSFNYLTFIPVDKIKLDKCLIDKFLEMENIKVMDSLITLAHSLKLKVVAEGIERMEQYKRLRKGNCDYIQGYLFSKPLKLNEVEKIYYKNFLQK